One Paracoccus pantotrophus genomic window, GCCGACATGCGCGAGGCCGACGATGCGCTGATGGGCAAGGCCGCGCTGTTCGTGGACAGCCGCGAGACCACGCTCGGCCATATCGGCGAGTTAATGTTGCCCATCGCCTCGGGCGCGATCACGGAAGACAGCGTGCTGGGCGATCTCTACGATCTCGTGCGCCCCGACGCCCGCCGGCGGCAGGCGAATGACGAGATCACCCTGTTCAAGAACGGCGGCGGTGCGCATCTGGACCTGATGATCGCGTCCTGGATCGCCCGGGTCATGGCGGGCTGAGAGCCGGGCCGGGAAGCAGCCATTCCCCGCTGGTGAGCGGTCCATCCGCTCCCCATCAGCCGGCAGGCCATGAGGTTTCGGCTTTATCGAAACGAAAGGCCGGACAAGATCCTTGGCCGGCCTTCCCGCGTTGCGGACCTGCCGGCTCAGGCCGCCAGCATGCCATGCGGATCGAGGACGAATTTCTTCGCCGCGCCCTGGTCGAAGCTTTCATAGCCCTGCACCGCCTGATCCAGCGGGATGACCGTGGCATTGACGATATCGGCGATGGGCAAACGGTCGTGCAGGATGGCCTGCATCAGCTGGCGGTTGTATTTCAGCACCGGGGTCTGGCCGGTATGGAAGCTCTGCGCCTTGGCCCAGCCCAGGCCGAAGCGCATCGACAGGCTGCCATGCCTGGCGGCGTCATCGACCGCGCCCGGATCCTCGGTCACGTATAGCCCGGGAATGCCGATCTGGCCGGCAGCGCGGGTGATCTGCATCATCTGGTTCAGCACGATGGCCGGCTGCTCGCCGCCGGAATGGCCGCGCGCCTCGAAACCCACGGCGTCGATGGCCGAATCGACCTCGGGCGTGCCGGTGATCTCGGCGATCATGTCGCCCAGCCGGTCGGATTTCGACAGGTCCACCGGCTCGAAGCCGACCTTGCGGGCGTGCTCCAGCCGCTCCTTGTTGAAGTCGCCGATCATCACCACCGCGGCGCCGAGGATGCGGGCCGAGGCCGCCGCGGCAAGACCCACGGGACCGGCGCCCGCGACATAGACCACCGAGCCGACGCCCACGCCCGCCTTCCAGGCGCCGTGAAAGCCGGTGGGCAGGATGTCGGACAGCATGGTCAGGTCGCGGATCTTCGCCATGGCCCGGTCGCGGTCGGGGAATTTCAGCAGGTTGAAATCGGCATAGGGCACCATGACATAGCGCGCCTGCCCGCCGATCCAGCCGCCCATGTCCACATAGCCATAGGCACCGCCGGCGCGTGCCGGATTCACCGTCAGGCAGACCCCGGTATCGCCCTCGCGGCAGCAGCGGCAGCGGCCGCAGGCGACGTTGAAGGGCACCGAGACGATGTCGCCGATCTCCAGCATCTCGACATCGGCACCCTTCTCGATCACCTCGCCGGTGATCTCATGGCCCAGGATCAGGCCGGGCTCGGCGGTGGTGCGGCCGCGCACCATGTGCTGGTCCGAGCCGCAGATATTGGTCGAGACGACCTTCAGGATCACGCCATGCGCGATCTTGCGCTCGTCCGGCGCCTGAAGCTTCGGGTCGGCGATGTCCTGCACCTCGACCTTGCCGGGGCCGATATAGACCACGCCTCTGTTGCTGCTCATCGGACTTGCTCCTCCTTCAAGTGAAACCGCTTCAGGAAAACGACGCAACCGGCGGGCTGAACAGGCTTTCTTCGGGAATGACGCCGAGGCCCGGACCCTTGGGCAGGCCGATATGGCCGCCCGTGATGCGGATGCCGTTCTCCTCGTCATAGGGTTGCGCGATATAGGGCTGGGCGACCCAGACGCCCTCGTTCAGCCGCGGCTGGACGGTGGCGCCGATATGGGTGCAGGCGGCGGCGATGATGTCGCCGCCCCAGGCGTCGTCGCAGCTATGGGGCAGGGCGCGGGCCTCGCAGATGTCGCGGAACGCCGCCATGGGGTGCAAGCCGCCGATTCGGGTCAGCTTCATGCCGAACCCCTCGCAGAGCCCCTGGCCGGCGGCGCGGATCACGGTGGACAGATCCTCGCCGCTTTCGTCCAGGTAGATGCCGTGCCGGACGCGGCCGCGGATGGCGGCGATCTCCTCCAGCGTGTTGCAGGGCTGTTCCAGCACGAAGGGGATCTCGGGGCATTCGCGGCTTAGTCGCAGCGCGTCGCGGGCCGGCAGGCTGCGGTTGCCGTCCACCGCCAGCCGCGTGCCGGTGCCGCGGATGCGCTCCCAGACCTTGCGGACGGTCTCGATGTCGATCTCTACCGGCCGGCCGCCGATCTTGATCTGCAGGCGCGGGAAGCCCTCGGCGACCTTTTCGGCGGCGATGCGGGCAATCTCGTCCGGCTGGCCGATGCCGGTGGCGTAATAGGAGGGCACGCGCTCGGCCGCGACGCCGCCCAAGAGGTCCGCCACCCGCACCCCGTAATGCTTGCCCATCAGGTCATGGGCGGCGATGTCGATGGCCGCCTTGGCGTAATTGTGCCCGCAAAGCAGCCCGTCCATCCGGCGGCGCAGGACCAGCGGCTGCAACGGGTCCGCGCCGATCAGGCCCGGCGCCATCTCGGCCAGCGCCGCGCGGGCGCCAAGCGCATGGCTGGGCGCATAGGTCGGGCCGACCGGGCAGGTTTCGCCCCAGCCCGCCAAGCCGCTGTCGGCGACGATCTTGACCAGCGTGGTCTGCAAGGACCAGACCGTCGAGCTGGCGATGGCATAGGGCCCGTCCTCGACCGGCAGCTCATGGGCATAGACGTGTATTTCGGCAATCTTCATGGCCTGTCCCTGTCATATTGCTTGAGCGATGCGTTTCCGGGGACCGGCGGCCCCCTGAAAGCGTCACAGGTCGATGGTGACATCGCCGATGGGCCGCGAGCAGCAGGCCAGGATATAGCCCGCCTCGACATCCTCGTCGGTGATGCCGCCATTGTGGACCATGTGGACCTGGCCCGAGAGCTTGAGCACCTGGCAGGTGCCGCAGATGCCCATGCCGCAGCCCGAGGGGATGGGGATGCCCGCCGCCCGCGCCGTGGCCAGGATGGTCTCGGTCTCGGCCGCCCGCGCGGTCTTGCCCGAGGCGGAAAAGCGGACCTCGGCCAGCGCATCCTCCTGCGGCACCACGTCCTCGGGCACCGTCTCGGCCTCGGCCGGCGGGCCGCCGAAGCTTTCCTGGTGATAGCGGGCCATGTCGTAGCCCAGCCCGTGCAGGATATCGCGCACCGCCTGCATGAAGGGCTCGGGGCCGCAGCAATAGACGTCGCGCTCCAGGTAGTCTGGCGCGATCAGGCCCAGCATCAGCTGGTTGAACATGCCGCGATAGCCAGTCCAGGGCCGATAGGGGTCGGGTTCCTCGACGATCCATTTCAGGTCGATGCCGGCGACGCGCGTCGCCATGTATTCCAGCCCCTCGCGGAAGATGATCTCGGAGGGGCGGCGGGCGCAGTTGACGAAGACGATGTCGGGGTCGCGCCCGGAATCGTAAAGGAAGGTGGTCATCGACATCATCGGCGTGATGCCCGAGCCGGCCGAGATGAACAGGTATTTCTCGGCCGGATCCTGCATCATCGAGAACTTGCCCGCCGGTCCCCTGGCCTTGATCCGCATGCCGGGCCGCAGGTGGTCGAACATCCAGCGCGTGCCGATGGACGCCTTCTGCGCCTTGACCGTCACCGTCAGCGAGGTCGGCCGCGAGGGCGAGGACGAGATCGTGTAGGTGCGATGCAGCGGCCCCCTGGGCAGGGGCAGCTCCAGGGTCAGGAACTGCCCCGGCTCGAAGCTGAACAGCGCGCCGGATGGGCTGCGAAAGCAGAAGGTCATCACATCCGGCGCCTCGCGCAGGAACGATACGCATTCCAGCTCTTCGGCGTCGGTCCAGAAGGCCAGCGTCGGTTTCGTCGGCGCGTTCATGGTCACTCGGCCGCCATGCGGCTGGGGGCGAGGCTACGTTCCATCCATGCGGCATACCAGTCGATGAACTGGATCACGCCGCTTTCCCAGTCGGGCGAATAGGGGCCGGGAACATAGGCAGGCGAGAAGATACCTTCCTGGTTGGTCTCGACGATCTCGCGATCCTCGTCATTGGTGGCGATCCAGACCTCGGTCAAGCGCTTGAGGTCGTAATCCACGCCCTCGACCGCGTCCTTGTGCACCAGCCAGGTCGTCGTCACCTCGGTCTCGGTCGGGCTGATCGGGGTGACGCGGAAGGTCAGCGAATGGTCGGGCAGGAAGTGGTTCCAGGTCGAGGGATAGTGGAACACCAGCAGCGAGCCGGCGTCAGACTTGGCCACGCGACCCAGCTGCCGCGCCACCGCCGCCTTGCCGTCCATCGTGTAGCTGACGGCGGTTTCCTGCAGCGGCATCCGCGCCAGCCGGAACTGGCCGTCGCCGCCCAGCAGGAACTGCGCCGGGGCGCCCACCGAGGCGCAGGCGTCGAAATGCGCCTGCAACCGGGCCGAGATCGAGCCGTCGGCCGACACGCCCGCCACCTCGGGGTCCAGCGGGAAGGACCGGCACAGCGCCGGGTGGTTGCCGCTGCAATGATAGCATTCGCGGTTGTTTTCCCAGACGAGCTTCCAGTTGCCCTTCTCGATGATCGAGGAGCTGTAGGCGACCTTGGCGTCCTGAAGGTCATGGACTGCCAGATAAGGCTCGGCCTGGCGGGCGAAATCCTCGAAATCCGGGGGGTTGTCCGACAGGCAGATATAGATCAGCCCCTTGAGGTTGCGCAGCGCCACCCCGCGCAGCCCGTGCTGCGTCGGGTCGAAGTCGGGCCCCATGCTGTTGGCCCAGATCAGCTTGCCGTCCAGGTCATAGGTCCATTGGTGATAGGGACAGACCAGCTTGGCCACCTGGCCCTCGCGCGCCTTGCAGACGATCGAGCCGCGATGCCGGCAGGAGTTGTGGAAGGCGCGGATTTCCCCGTCGCGGCCCTTGACGATGACGATGTTGTAGGCGCCGATCCGCAGCGTCGCGTAGCTGCCGGGCTTGACCAGCTGGCAGGCCGGGATGGCATAGAGCCATTCGCGGTAGAAGATATGCTCCAGATCCTGCTGATAGATCTCGGGCGAGGTATAGAAGGGCTGTTCCAGCGCGTGTCCGGGCACACGGCGGGCAAGCAGGTCATGCAGATTCGTGTTGGTGGCGGACATGTTCGGCTTCCATGGGATGAGGGTGAATCCTGCCTGCGACAATCGGCTGCATGCGGCATCTTGACAACGGCATAAAAATTCACCTTGGCTTAGCTGATCTAACCTGAAAGCCACCGGGAGCGAGTTGGTTGCGCAGACCCTACGACCTTGCCTCGATCACCGCCCTGATGTGTTTCGAGGCCGCGGCCCGCAAGATGAGCTTCAAGGAAGCCGCAAGGGAGACTAACGTCACCCCCGCCGCGATCAGCCACCAGATCAAGGCGCTGGAGCAGGATCTGGGCTGTGCGCTGTTCATCCGCCGGCATCGCGGGGTGGAACTGACCGAGAAGGGCGCCTTCCTGCTGGTCGCCCTGCAGCGCGGCTTCGAGACCATCTCGGATTGCGTCACGCAGTTGCGCGCAAGCCCCGAGGCGGTCGATGTCACCATCCGCGCCACGACCGCGGTCAGCGCGCTGTGGCTGACCCCCAAGATCGGCGCGTTCTGGAAGGATCATCCGGGCATCACCGTTTCGCAGATCATCAGTGACGTGCCGGGCTCGGGCGGCCGGCACGACCTGAGCATCCGCTATGCCATTCCCCAGGACACCGGCGAGGAATGGCGGCCACTGTTCCATGACCGGATCCTTGCCCTGGGAACCGAGCGCTTTCGCCAAGAACACGGCATTCGCAGCGCCGCCGACCTGATGTCTGCCCCGCTGATCCACATGCGCAGCGAGGAGAACGACTGGACCGGCTGGACGGAATGGTTCGCCGCCCTGGGCCTTTCCGTGCCAAGGGGGCGCAGCCTGCATGTGAACAACCACATGATCGCCCTGCAGGCGGCCGAGGACGATGTCGGCGCGGTGCTGGGCTGGGACGGGCTGCTTGGAAACCTGCTGGAACAGGGCCGGCTGGTCCAGCTGGTGCCGGAAAGCATCCCTTCTCCGGCCGGCTTCTACCTGACGATCCACCCCCGCGCCTCGGCGAAAGCCCGGCTGTTCGCGGATTGGCTGGCCGAGGGCTGAATCGCGTCAGAGCTGGCGATAGACCCGTGCCGTATCTTCCTCGAAATGGCGCAACTCGTCCTGCCGGCGGGCCTCGGACCAGCCGAGGCTGGCAGCGGCGATGCGCGACAGCGCCTCGGCCCGGCCCCGGCCCAGGTCGGGCTCCAGCCCGTCCGGCAGGCGGCGGCGGATCAGGTCGGCAAGGCGCACGACATGTTCGCAGGCCGCCATCTGGCCGATGCCTTGGTCCTTGGTTTCGGGCGCCGGAATGACGCCGGCGGGCTCCGGTCCCCGCCTTCCCAGGCGTCTTTCGACGCTGCGCGCCACCTTCCGCGCTGCATGGCGATGCAGCATGATGGTCGAGCCGGTGACCGCCAGCAGGCCGGGCATCGCGGGATCCTCGGCCACCTCGACCGGCAGGCTGGTCACCCGGCCGTCGCGGGTCGAGGTCGGCCGCACCCCGCACCAGCAATGCAGCACATCCGCGCGCGTCAGTTGCAGGTCGGGGAACAGGTGGTTGGCCTCGGCCAGGATATAGTCGATCTCGGCGTCCTCGACGCGGATGTCGTCGGGATCGGCGGTGACCTCGGTCTCGGTCGGGCCGATGAAGTGAAAATCGCGCCAGGGAAAGACGTAATAGGGCTCGCCCTTGCGGGAAAAGGCTTCCAGGCCCTGGCCGCGGAATGCCTCGGGCAGGCGCAGCATGACATTGACGCCCTTGACGCCGATCACCCGCCGCTTGCCCGAGCCGCCGCCCGGCACCCGGTCGATCCAGGGACCGGCGGCGTTCACCACGATGCGGGCGCGGATCTGCGCCCGGCCCTGCATATCGGGGGCGCGCTCGTCCAGCGTGACCAGCCAAGCCTCGCCCTCGCGCGCGATGGCCGTCACCTCGGCATAGGTGCGGAGAGTGGCGCCGCGCCGCTCGGCATCCAGCGCGGTATCGACGCAGATGCGCTCGGGCCAGGCATACATGTATTCCTCGAACACGCCCACGCCGCGCAGCGGGCCACCCAGGGCCGCGGCCATGGCGCTTTCGCCGGCGGCTTTCGCAGGCGGGAGGCGGCGATAGGACAAGGGCACCTGCCATCCGTCCAGCGCCTCGACCAGCCGAAAGCCCAGATCGACCAGCCATGGCGGATAGCGATCGCCCTGGCGGAACGGATAATGGAAGCGGTGCTTGGTCAGGTGCCCGGGCATGTCGCGCACCAGTTCGGCCCGGCAGCGCATCACGTCGCGGGTGTAGAGCAGCCGCCGGATCATGTCGGCGGGCCGAAAGGGCATCTGCCACAGCGGATAGCGCGCGGCGAGATAGCCGAGCCCGGAATAGAGCATGCGGCTGGAGCGCGACGAGGTGCCGGCGCCGATATCGCCGCGGTCGACCAGCAGCGTGCGAAAGCCGCGCCCCGCCAGTTGCCGGGCGCTGGCGCAGCCGACCGCGCCGGCGCCGATGACGATCACGTCGTATTCGGTCTGGTCGAGGCTGGTAAGGGCAGGGCGGGTCACGCCGGACCCTCCGCCATGCGCCGCGCCTTCTCGGTCGCCGCCTCCAGCGCCGCGACGACGGCGCGGCTGAAGCCTGCCGCCTCGGCGGCCTCGAGGCCGGCGGCGGTGGTGCCGCGATAGTCGCGATAGGCGGCGACCAGGGCAGGGGCCTCGGTGATCCGCCTCTCCAGCAGCCGCGCGCCGCCGACCACCGCCGCCTCGGCCGCGCGCCAGGCGATGGCGTCCGCGACGCCCTGCGCCCGCATGAACCCGGCCATCGCCACCGCCATCAGCGCCGGATAGGCGGCGCCCGAGCCGGGCAGGGCGGTCATCAGGTCGATTTCGGCCTCGCTCGACAACTCGTCTGTGGTGCCGATGGCCGAGAGCAGGTGCCGCACAGTGTCACGGTCGGTATCCGTCACCCCTTCGGCGGACCAGAAGGGCGAATAGGAGGCGCCGATCTCGGCGGCGGCATTCGGCATGACCCGCACGATCCGGCCGCCGCAGCGGGCCAGTTCGCGGGCATTCACCCCGGCCATGAGGGACAGGATCAGCCGCCCCTCGGCCCGCAGCGCCAGCTCCGGCCAGTCCTCGGGCCGCACCGAGACCACGATCACGTCGCTCTGCGCCACGAGATCCGCCACGTCCCGCGCCCAGACCACATCGGCATGGCCGTGATAATCGGGGCGTGGCCCGCTGCGGTTCAAGAGCGCCAGATCGCCCGGCTGGACGATGCCGCGCGACAAAAGCCCCGCGCCAAGCGCCGAGCCCAGCCAGCCGGTGGCGCCGATGATACCGATCCTCATGCGCCTGCCCCCGCACTTCCGGTATATGCGTTGATGGCTTCCTGGAAGGGTATGATGCCGATGGTGCTTCCGTCGGCGGTCTGGACGCGCAGGGCCTGCAGGCGGCTTGCGGCCATGTGCTGGAGGGCCTCGGCGATGCTGGCCTCGGGGGCGATGGCGGCCTCGGGCAGGGCGTCGAAACCGTGCTGGGCCAGCATCACCGCGCCGACCTTCAGCACCTTGCCGCGGTCGACATGCTGGACGAAATTGGCCACGTAATCGTCGGCCGGGCGCAGCACGATGTCCTGCGCCGTGCCCTGCTGGATCACCGAGCCGTCGCGCAAAAGCGCGATGCGGTCGCCGATGCGCAAGGCCTCGTCGAGGTCGTGGGTGATGAAGACGATGGTCTTCTTCACCTCCTGCTGCAAATCCAGCAGCACCGTCTGCATGTCATAGCGGATCAGCGGGTCCAGCGCCGAATAGGCCTCGTCCATCAAGAGGATCGGCGCGTCATTGGCCAGGGCGCGGGCCAGGCCCACGCGCTGCTGCATGCCGCCCGAAAGCTGGCTCGGGTAGCTCTTCTCGAAGCCGGCAAGGCCCACCCGCTCGATCCAGCGCATGGCGGTGCGATAGCGCTCGGCCTCCGCCATGCCCTGCACCTCCAGCCCGTAGGCGGCATTGTCCAGCACCGTGCGATGCGGCAGCAGGCCGAATTTCTGGAACACCATCGCGGTCTTGTGGCGGCGGAAGGCGCGCAGCTCGTCGCGGGACATCCCGACGACGTTGCGGCCCTCGATCACGATCTCGCCGGCGGTGGGCTCGATCAGCCGGTTGATGTGGCGGATCAGCGTCGACTTGCCGGAACCCGACAGGCCCATGATCACCTGGATGCTGCCCGGCGCGATGGAGATGTTGATGTCGCTGAGCCCCAGCACATGGCCGTGGCGGGCCTGCAGCTCGGCCTTGGTCATGCCGGCGCGCACCGCCGCGACATGGGCCTGGGGGTCCGCGCCGAAGATCTTGTAGAGGTTCTTGATCTCGATGCCGATGGGATCAGTCATGGCTGGCCTCATGGTGTTTCTGCAGCCGCTTGCCCCAGGCCTGGCTGATACGGTCGAACAGGATGGCGATGCCGACGATGGCGAAGCCGTTGAACAGGCCCATGGTGAAATACTGGTTGTTGATGGCGCGCAGCACCGGCTGGCCCAGCCCCTGCACCCCGATCATCGAGGCGATCACCACCATGGCCAGCGCCATCATGATGGTCTGGTTGATGCCGGCCATGATGGTGGGCAGCGCCAGCGGCAGCTGCGCCTTGACCAGCTTCTGCCAGGCCGAGGAGCCGAAGGCGTCGGCCGCCTCCAGCACCTCGGGATCGACCTGGCGGATGCCCAGGTTGGTCAGCCGGATCATCGGCGGGATGGCATAGATCACCACCGCGATCAGCCCCGGCACCCGGCCGATGCCCAGCAGCATCACCACCGGGATCAGGTAGACGAAGCTGGGCATGGTCTGCATGATGTCGAGGATCGGGCTGATGATCCGCTGCACCCGCTGCGAGCGCGCCATCAGGATGCCCAGCGGCAGGCCGACGGCGATCGACAAAAGCGTGGCGGCCAGCACCATGGAGATGGTCTTCATGGTGTCGTCCCACATGCCGAAGAGGCCGATCAGCACCAGGGTGGCGACCGAGCCGATCACCACGCGCAGGCTGCGGCTGGCGCCCCAGGCCAGGCCGGCCACGACCAGCAGGATCACCGGCCAGGGCGTGCCCAGAAGCAGCCGTTCGAACCAGATCAGCAGGCTCTGCAGCGGGCTGAAGAAGCCTTCGATCAGGTCGCCGTAGCTGCGCGTGAAGCTGCGGAAACCGTCGTCAATCAGCCGCTGGAGATCGCGCAGCCAGGTGCTTTTCAATTGGGGAAATGTGGTGAGCCAGGTCATGAGGATGTTGTCCGCCTGTTGCTGGGGAAGGGGGGCGCGGCTTCGACGCCGCGCCCTTTCTTTTGCCTAGAGCGCGGCTCTGATCTTCTCGGCCGCATCCGGGCTCACCCATTGCGTCCATGTTTCTTCGTTATTGCGCAGGAATTCCTGGGCGCCCGCCTCGCCGGTGGCCTGATTGTCGGTCATCCAGGCCATCAGCGCGTTGACGGTATCGTTGCTCCAGCTGCGCTTCGACAGGTAGTCCATGACGGCTGGGTCGGTCGTTTCCGAGAACTCCCTGGCCACCAGCGTGAGAACCTCGTCCACAGGCCAGGAATTGGGTTTCGGATCGGGACAATCGGCGACCGACGTGCAGCGTTTCCACTCCTCCATGTCCAGGGGGGCGCCGAAGTCGATCTGCACCATCTCGTATTTGCCGAGCAAAGCCGTGGGTGCCCAGTAATAGCCGACCCAGCCCTGCCTGCGCTCGTAAGCCCGCGCAACCGCGCCGTCATGGCCCGCCGCCGAACCGGGATCGACAAGCACGAACCCCTTGTCCTCGGCGCCGAAGGCCTTGGCAAGCTGCGTGGTGACGATATTGCCGCCCCAGCCCGCAGGCCCCGTGTAGATGGCGCCCTTGCCCGGCTCTTCCGGCGCGGGGAAAAGTTCGGGATGGGCAAGGACATCCGCGGCGGTCCGGATCTCGGGATGTTCGTCCTGGATATATTTGGGGATGAACCAGCCCTGGACACCGCCATCCGACAGCGCCCTGCCGACCGAAACGATCTTGCCCTCGGCAAGCCCGGTCTCGAACAGTTCCGGCATCAGCCCGACCCAGCCTTCGGGAACCACTTCGGGTTTTCCCTTTTCGACCAGCGAGGTGATGGCCGGGACGGTATCGGCAATGGTGATCTCGGCGTCGCAGCCATAGCCTTCGTTCAGGATGAACTGATCGAGGCTGGCCAGGACCTCGGCGCTTTGCCAGTTCATGCTGGCAATGGTCAGGCTGCCGCAATCGGCCGAGGCGGTGCCGGCCAGCACCAGGAAGGGCAGGGCTGCTGTGCCGAGGAAATAGGGTCGTCTCATGGTCTTTTTCCCTGTCGTGACATAAGCTCTCGTTGCCCGGATCGTCGCACTATCCGGGGGGCTGGAAGGAGAGCAGCCTCTCCATATCGCTGCCGGGGCGCTGTTACGGTGGCGGCTTGGCGGCGGTTTTCACCCGGGCGTTGAAGCGGGCGATCTCGCGCGGCTCGGCGCTCTGCCCGGTATAGATCTCGACATAGGTCGGGATGCGCGCGAGCCGGGTTTCCAGCTCCTCCTGCACCCGCATCGAGATATAGCCGATCTGCGTCAGATAGATGGTGCGCGCCCGCACGTCGGCCTCCTGCTCGCCATGCCCCCAGCGCACCAGCATCTCGCGCAGCGCCGAAAGCCGCGTCTCGTCCGCAGCCGCGACGCGCACGGCCACCGTGTCGTCCTGCAAGGCCCAGCTGCGCACCGCGAATTCCAGCTTGCTGTCGAAGACCCCCGACAGAAAGCAGGCCAGCACGTTCAGCATCGCCTCCGCCCGGCTCTCGGCATATTCTTGCGCCGCCTTGACCAGGGGATCGGTCGTCCGCTCCTCCCAGCCGTCGATCAGCGCGGTCAGCAGCGCCTCGCGATCCTCGAAGAACCAGTAGAAGCTGGTGCGCGACAGGTTCAGATGCCGGGCCAGGGGCTGGATCTTCACCGCGTCGATGCCGCCGTCGATCAGCGCCTGGTAGCCGGCCTCCAGCCAGCCCTCACGCGACCCACGCCATCCGGTTTCAGCGGTTGCTGCACGATTTCTCATGCCCTTGCAGTAGCCCGGTATTCGATTCGCCGCAAGAAAAAATGTCCTGTCATGATCCCGTTGTGTGCATGATTGATTTTTTAATTGACACATATGAACATTACCCCGATCCTGAACGGCGACTCCCCACCCCGCACAGGCAGAGCCGATGTCGAACGATCCCCTTCTGCAGCCCTATCAGCTGAAGCACCTGGTGCTGCGCAACCGCATCATGATCACCAGCCACGAGCCGGCCTATCCCGAGGACGGCATGCCCAAGGACCGCTACCGCGCCTATCATGTCGAGCGCGCCAAGGCCGGGGTGGCGCTGACCATGACCGCCGGCTCGGCCTCGGTCTCGCGCGACAGCCCGCCGGTGTTCAACAATATCCTGGCCTGGAAGGACGAGGTGGTCGGCTGGATGAAGAAGCTGACCGACGAATGCCACGACCACGGCTGCGCGGTGATGATCCAGCTCACCCATCTGGGCCGGCGCACCCGCTGGGACAAGGCCGACTGGCTGCCCGTCGTCTCGCCCAGCTTTGAGCGCGAGGCGGCGCATCGCTCGTTCCCGAAGAAGATGGAGGACTGGGACATCGAGCGCATCATCGGCGACTATGTCGATGCGGCCGAGCGCATGAAGGCCGCGGGGCTCGACGGGCTTGAGATACAGGCCTACGGCCATCTGATGGACCAGTTCTGGTCGCCGCTGACCAACGACCTCGATGGCCCCTATGGCGGCAGCCTCGACAACCGGCTGCGCTTCACCTTCGACGTGCTGCGCGGCATCCGCGCACGCTGCGGCGAGGATTTCATCCTGGGCGTGCGCTATACCGGCGACGAGGACCTGCCGGGCGGGCTGACCGCCGAGGACGGGCTGGCGATCTCGCAAAAGCTCAAGGACAGCGGGCTGGTCGACTTCCTGAACGTGGTCAAGGGCCATATCGACACCGATGCCGGGCTGACCGACGTGATCCCGGTGCAGGGCATGCGCAACGCCCCGCATCTGGACTTCGCCGGGCAGATCCGCAAGGCCACCGGCTTCCCGACCTTCCACGCCGCCAAGATCCCCGACGTGCCGACCGCCCGCCACGCCATCGCCGCGGGGCTTCTCGACATGGTCGGCATGACGCGGGCGCATATGGCCGACCCGCATCTGGTCCGCAAGGTGACCCTAGGCCGCGAGGACGACATCCGCCCCTGCGTCGGCGCCAATTACTGTCTCGACCGCATCTACCAGGGCGGCATGGCCTTCTGCCTGCACAATGCCGCCACCGGGCGCGAGCAGACCATGCCGCACACCATCCCGCCCGCCCCGGCGAAGAAGCGCATCACCGTGGTCGGCGCCGGTCCCGCCGGCATGGAGGCCGCCCGCGTCGCGGCCGAGCGCGGCCATGCCGTCACCGTCTTCGAGGCCGCC contains:
- a CDS encoding FAD-dependent oxidoreductase, encoding MTRPALTSLDQTEYDVIVIGAGAVGCASARQLAGRGFRTLLVDRGDIGAGTSSRSSRMLYSGLGYLAARYPLWQMPFRPADMIRRLLYTRDVMRCRAELVRDMPGHLTKHRFHYPFRQGDRYPPWLVDLGFRLVEALDGWQVPLSYRRLPPAKAAGESAMAAALGGPLRGVGVFEEYMYAWPERICVDTALDAERRGATLRTYAEVTAIAREGEAWLVTLDERAPDMQGRAQIRARIVVNAAGPWIDRVPGGGSGKRRVIGVKGVNVMLRLPEAFRGQGLEAFSRKGEPYYVFPWRDFHFIGPTETEVTADPDDIRVEDAEIDYILAEANHLFPDLQLTRADVLHCWCGVRPTSTRDGRVTSLPVEVAEDPAMPGLLAVTGSTIMLHRHAARKVARSVERRLGRRGPEPAGVIPAPETKDQGIGQMAACEHVVRLADLIRRRLPDGLEPDLGRGRAEALSRIAAASLGWSEARRQDELRHFEEDTARVYRQL
- a CDS encoding pyrroline-5-carboxylate reductase family protein, yielding MRIGIIGATGWLGSALGAGLLSRGIVQPGDLALLNRSGPRPDYHGHADVVWARDVADLVAQSDVIVVSVRPEDWPELALRAEGRLILSLMAGVNARELARCGGRIVRVMPNAAAEIGASYSPFWSAEGVTDTDRDTVRHLLSAIGTTDELSSEAEIDLMTALPGSGAAYPALMAVAMAGFMRAQGVADAIAWRAAEAAVVGGARLLERRITEAPALVAAYRDYRGTTAAGLEAAEAAGFSRAVVAALEAATEKARRMAEGPA
- a CDS encoding quaternary amine ABC transporter ATP-binding protein, whose amino-acid sequence is MTDPIGIEIKNLYKIFGADPQAHVAAVRAGMTKAELQARHGHVLGLSDINISIAPGSIQVIMGLSGSGKSTLIRHINRLIEPTAGEIVIEGRNVVGMSRDELRAFRRHKTAMVFQKFGLLPHRTVLDNAAYGLEVQGMAEAERYRTAMRWIERVGLAGFEKSYPSQLSGGMQQRVGLARALANDAPILLMDEAYSALDPLIRYDMQTVLLDLQQEVKKTIVFITHDLDEALRIGDRIALLRDGSVIQQGTAQDIVLRPADDYVANFVQHVDRGKVLKVGAVMLAQHGFDALPEAAIAPEASIAEALQHMAASRLQALRVQTADGSTIGIIPFQEAINAYTGSAGAGA
- a CDS encoding ABC transporter permease; the encoded protein is MTWLTTFPQLKSTWLRDLQRLIDDGFRSFTRSYGDLIEGFFSPLQSLLIWFERLLLGTPWPVILLVVAGLAWGASRSLRVVIGSVATLVLIGLFGMWDDTMKTISMVLAATLLSIAVGLPLGILMARSQRVQRIISPILDIMQTMPSFVYLIPVVMLLGIGRVPGLIAVVIYAIPPMIRLTNLGIRQVDPEVLEAADAFGSSAWQKLVKAQLPLALPTIMAGINQTIMMALAMVVIASMIGVQGLGQPVLRAINNQYFTMGLFNGFAIVGIAILFDRISQAWGKRLQKHHEASHD
- a CDS encoding ABC transporter substrate-binding protein, with protein sequence MRRPYFLGTAALPFLVLAGTASADCGSLTIASMNWQSAEVLASLDQFILNEGYGCDAEITIADTVPAITSLVEKGKPEVVPEGWVGLMPELFETGLAEGKIVSVGRALSDGGVQGWFIPKYIQDEHPEIRTAADVLAHPELFPAPEEPGKGAIYTGPAGWGGNIVTTQLAKAFGAEDKGFVLVDPGSAAGHDGAVARAYERRQGWVGYYWAPTALLGKYEMVQIDFGAPLDMEEWKRCTSVADCPDPKPNSWPVDEVLTLVAREFSETTDPAVMDYLSKRSWSNDTVNALMAWMTDNQATGEAGAQEFLRNNEETWTQWVSPDAAEKIRAAL
- a CDS encoding TetR/AcrR family transcriptional regulator translates to MRNRAATAETGWRGSREGWLEAGYQALIDGGIDAVKIQPLARHLNLSRTSFYWFFEDREALLTALIDGWEERTTDPLVKAAQEYAESRAEAMLNVLACFLSGVFDSKLEFAVRSWALQDDTVAVRVAAADETRLSALREMLVRWGHGEQEADVRARTIYLTQIGYISMRVQEELETRLARIPTYVEIYTGQSAEPREIARFNARVKTAAKPPP